From the Vibrio alginolyticus NBRC 15630 = ATCC 17749 genome, one window contains:
- a CDS encoding sulfite exporter TauE/SafE family protein, whose amino-acid sequence MDWLDTTTLFFGSLIANTLASLSGGGAGLLQFPLLIFLGLPFSVALGTHKVASVALGLGAASTHLRSGTIKWKVALYLILSGSIGVILGANLIVQIPDGIAEKMLGTMILALGIYSRLKTSLGQAEVIRNRHPIGWVIGGIGLLFIGIINGSLTAGSGLLVTLFLVRWFGYDYKQAVAYTMICVGLFWNGIGGIAVVQAGAPIHWAWLPVLLLSSFLGGSLGAWAATRYSNRVIKVAFEILTFAVGIKLLV is encoded by the coding sequence ATGGATTGGCTAGATACCACTACTCTCTTTTTCGGTTCACTAATCGCCAACACGCTGGCTTCACTTTCCGGTGGCGGAGCAGGCTTGCTTCAATTCCCTTTACTCATCTTTCTCGGCTTACCGTTCTCCGTTGCGCTAGGCACACATAAGGTGGCTTCGGTCGCTTTAGGCTTAGGCGCAGCAAGCACGCATTTAAGATCAGGCACTATTAAATGGAAAGTCGCGCTCTACCTTATCTTGTCCGGCAGTATTGGCGTGATTTTAGGGGCTAACTTAATTGTACAGATCCCTGATGGTATCGCGGAAAAGATGCTCGGCACGATGATCCTAGCGCTGGGTATCTACTCGCGACTTAAGACATCGCTAGGCCAAGCTGAAGTAATACGCAACCGTCATCCTATTGGTTGGGTTATTGGTGGAATTGGCTTACTGTTTATCGGCATCATTAACGGATCTCTTACCGCAGGTTCTGGTTTGCTCGTGACACTATTTTTGGTGCGCTGGTTTGGTTACGACTACAAACAAGCCGTTGCTTACACCATGATTTGTGTCGGCCTGTTTTGGAATGGCATTGGAGGCATTGCCGTCGTACAGGCAGGGGCGCCTATTCACTGGGCTTGGTTACCTGTTTTATTGTTAAGCTCTTTTCTAGGCGGCAGTTTAGGCGCATGGGCCGCGACTCGATACAGTAACAGAGTGATTAAAGTTGCATTCGAAATTCTCACGTTTGCGGTGGGCATCAAGTTGCTGGTTTAA
- the toxS gene encoding transmembrane regulator ToxS has translation MKIKLASAVLAVSVLFSSWLYWGSDLKVEQLLTANEWQSTMVTVITDSLPDDTVGPLRRVNVESNVKYLPNGDYIRVANIKLFAQGSTAESTINISEKGRWEVSDNYLLVSPSEFKDISSSQSKDFSEAQLRLITQIFKLDAEQSRRIDVVNEKTLLLTSLNHGSSVLFKN, from the coding sequence ATGAAGATTAAATTAGCATCTGCGGTTTTGGCCGTATCCGTTCTTTTCAGTAGTTGGTTGTATTGGGGAAGTGACCTAAAAGTGGAGCAGCTCCTCACAGCAAACGAATGGCAGTCGACCATGGTGACAGTCATTACAGACAGCTTGCCTGACGATACTGTCGGCCCACTACGCCGAGTTAATGTTGAATCAAACGTGAAATATCTCCCTAATGGTGACTATATTCGCGTAGCAAATATAAAACTATTCGCTCAAGGTTCAACCGCAGAATCAACGATAAATATCTCGGAAAAAGGCCGCTGGGAAGTAAGTGACAACTATTTGTTGGTCTCGCCTTCGGAGTTTAAAGATATTTCATCTTCTCAATCAAAAGACTTTTCCGAAGCACAGCTACGTTTAATTACTCAAATTTTTAAGCTAGATGCGGAGCAAAGTCGTCGTATTGACGTCGTGAACGAAAAAACACTATTGCTCACTAGCTTGAACCACGGTTCTTCGGTACTGTTTAAAAACTAA
- a CDS encoding transcriptional regulator gives MTNIGTKFLLAQRFTFDPNSNSLADQQNGNDVVRLGSNESRILLMLAERPNEVLTRNELHEFVWREQGFEVDDSSLTQAISTLRKMLKDSTKSPEFVKTVPKRGYQLICSVERLSPFSTDSNTDVEETASEHEAPAVELEASDTPPTEIVTDTTADLEPQVEPTKTQPKPASNTINWLPRVIIFLSLLLPVCVLLFTNPAESQFRQIGEYQNVPVMTPVNHPQINNWLPSIEQCIERYVKHHAEDSLPVEVIATGGQNNQLILNYIHDSNHSYENVTLRIFAGQNDPTDICK, from the coding sequence ATGACTAACATTGGCACCAAATTTCTACTTGCTCAAAGGTTCACCTTTGATCCAAATAGTAATTCGCTCGCTGACCAACAAAACGGCAACGACGTTGTACGATTAGGAAGCAACGAAAGCCGTATACTTCTGATGTTGGCAGAGAGACCAAACGAAGTTTTAACCCGTAACGAGCTTCACGAGTTTGTTTGGCGTGAGCAAGGTTTTGAGGTGGATGACTCAAGCCTGACTCAAGCGATTTCTACTCTGCGTAAGATGTTGAAGGATTCAACAAAATCTCCAGAGTTTGTTAAAACGGTACCTAAACGTGGCTACCAACTCATTTGTTCAGTGGAACGCTTGAGCCCATTTTCTACTGACTCTAACACTGACGTTGAAGAAACCGCTTCTGAACACGAAGCGCCAGCAGTGGAGTTAGAAGCGAGCGATACACCACCAACAGAGATAGTGACCGATACTACTGCTGATCTTGAGCCTCAAGTAGAGCCGACTAAAACTCAGCCGAAGCCAGCATCTAACACGATTAACTGGCTACCGCGTGTCATTATCTTTTTGTCTCTGCTGCTTCCTGTTTGCGTATTGTTATTCACGAACCCTGCGGAATCCCAATTCCGTCAGATTGGTGAGTATCAAAATGTACCAGTGATGACACCTGTAAATCACCCTCAAATCAACAACTGGTTGCCTTCAATAGAGCAATGCATTGAGCGCTACGTGAAGCACCATGCAGAAGACTCGTTGCCAGTTGAAGTGATTGCCACTGGTGGACAAAATAACCAGCTGATTCTGAACTACATTCATGACAGTAACCACTCTTACGAGAACGTAACACTGCGTATTTTCGCAGGTCAAAACGATCCAACAGACATCTGCAAATAA
- the htpG gene encoding molecular chaperone HtpG yields MSETVSQNKETRGFQSEVKQLLHLMIHSLYSNKEIFLRELISNASDASDKLRFQALSNPDLYEGNADLCVKLSFDESANTLTISDNGIGMSRDDVIEHLGTIAKSGTAEFFSKLSEEQSKDSQLIGQFGVGFYSAFIVADAVTVRTRAAGLAADEAVQWHSAGEGEYTIENITKESRGTDIILHMREEGKEFLNEWRLRDVISKYSDHIGIPVSIQTVVRDDEGKETDEKKWEQINKAQALWTRNKSDISEEEYQEFYKHVSHDFADPLVWSHNRVEGKNDYTSLLYIPSKAPWDMMNRDHKSGLKLYVQRVFIMDDAEQFMPSYLRFVRGLIDSNDLPLNVSREILQDNKVTQSLRNACTKRVLTMLERMAKNDEEKYQSFWKEFGLVMKEGPAEDFANKEKVAGLLRFASTEVDSSEQTVGLASYVERMKEGQDKIYYLTADSYAAAKNSPHLEQFKAKGIEVILMYDRIDEWLMNYLTEFDGKQFQSITKAGLDLSQFEDEAEKEKQKETEEEFKSVVERTKSYLGDRVKEVRTTFKLASTPAVVVTDDYEMGTQMAKLLAAAGQAVPEVKYIFELNPEHELVKRMADEADEEAFGRWVEVLLGQAMLAERGSIEDPTEFLGAVNQLLTKV; encoded by the coding sequence ATGAGCGAAACCGTATCTCAAAATAAAGAAACTCGTGGTTTTCAATCAGAAGTAAAACAACTACTGCATTTAATGATCCATTCTCTTTATTCAAATAAAGAGATCTTTTTGCGCGAGCTGATCTCTAACGCATCAGATGCATCAGACAAACTGCGCTTTCAGGCGTTATCTAACCCAGATCTATACGAAGGTAATGCAGACCTTTGCGTGAAACTGTCGTTTGATGAAAGCGCAAATACCTTAACCATTTCTGATAACGGTATCGGTATGAGCCGTGATGATGTGATTGAGCACTTAGGAACAATCGCAAAATCTGGAACAGCCGAGTTTTTCTCAAAGCTATCTGAAGAGCAGAGCAAAGACTCTCAGCTTATTGGTCAGTTTGGTGTTGGTTTCTACTCGGCATTTATCGTTGCTGACGCCGTTACCGTGCGCACTCGCGCTGCGGGTCTAGCCGCTGATGAAGCGGTACAATGGCACTCAGCGGGTGAAGGTGAGTACACCATCGAAAACATTACCAAAGAGTCACGTGGTACCGACATCATTCTTCATATGCGTGAAGAGGGTAAAGAGTTTTTGAATGAGTGGCGTCTACGTGACGTTATCAGTAAGTACTCTGATCACATCGGCATTCCTGTTTCAATCCAAACTGTCGTTCGTGATGACGAAGGCAAGGAAACAGATGAGAAAAAGTGGGAGCAAATCAACAAAGCCCAAGCACTGTGGACGCGTAACAAATCTGATATTTCAGAAGAAGAGTATCAAGAGTTCTACAAGCACGTATCACATGACTTTGCCGATCCATTGGTCTGGAGTCATAACCGTGTAGAAGGTAAAAACGACTACACGAGCTTACTATACATCCCATCGAAAGCACCTTGGGATATGATGAACCGCGACCACAAATCAGGCTTGAAACTGTACGTACAGCGCGTATTCATTATGGACGATGCAGAGCAATTTATGCCGTCATACTTACGCTTCGTACGTGGTTTAATAGACTCAAACGATTTACCGCTAAACGTATCGCGTGAGATCTTACAAGACAATAAAGTGACTCAGTCTCTACGTAATGCTTGTACTAAGCGCGTGCTAACGATGCTCGAGCGTATGGCCAAGAATGACGAAGAGAAATACCAATCATTCTGGAAAGAGTTTGGTCTTGTGATGAAAGAGGGCCCTGCGGAGGACTTTGCAAACAAAGAGAAAGTCGCAGGTTTATTGCGCTTTGCTTCAACTGAAGTGGACTCTTCTGAGCAAACTGTGGGCTTGGCGTCTTACGTTGAGCGCATGAAAGAAGGTCAAGATAAGATCTACTACTTGACGGCAGACAGCTATGCAGCTGCGAAAAACAGCCCTCACTTAGAACAGTTCAAAGCGAAAGGCATTGAAGTTATCTTGATGTACGACCGCATTGATGAGTGGCTGATGAACTACTTAACTGAGTTTGATGGTAAACAGTTCCAGTCAATCACTAAAGCTGGGCTTGATCTAAGTCAGTTTGAAGATGAAGCAGAAAAAGAGAAGCAAAAAGAAACCGAAGAAGAGTTTAAGTCGGTTGTAGAGCGCACGAAGTCTTACCTAGGCGATCGTGTGAAAGAAGTTCGTACGACCTTCAAACTCGCATCTACGCCTGCTGTTGTGGTAACGGACGATTACGAAATGGGCACTCAAATGGCGAAGCTTCTTGCGGCAGCTGGTCAAGCTGTGCCGGAAGTGAAATACATCTTTGAGCTAAACCCTGAGCACGAATTGGTTAAGCGTATGGCTGACGAAGCCGATGAAGAAGCGTTTGGTCGCTGGGTTGAAGTTCTGCTTGGTCAAGCAATGCTAGCGGAGCGAGGCTCTATTGAGGATCCAACAGAGTTCTTAGGAGCCGTTAATCAACTTTTGACTAAGGTGTAA
- the adk gene encoding adenylate kinase, translated as MRIILLGAPGAGKGTQANFIMEKYGIPQISTGDMLRAAIKAGTELGKQAKAVIDAGQLVSDEIILGLIKERIAQEDCANGFLLDGFPRTIPQADGLKEMGVDVDYVIEFDVADDVIVERMAGRRAHLPSGRTYHVVYNPPKVEGKDDVTGEDLVVRDDDKEETVRARLGVYHEQTAPLINYYGKEAEAGKTKYLKFDGTKQVAEVSADIEKALS; from the coding sequence ATGCGCATCATTCTTCTAGGTGCTCCAGGTGCAGGTAAAGGCACACAAGCAAACTTCATCATGGAAAAATACGGTATTCCACAAATCTCTACTGGTGATATGCTTCGTGCTGCTATCAAAGCAGGTACAGAGCTTGGTAAACAAGCTAAAGCTGTTATTGACGCTGGTCAGCTAGTTTCTGATGAAATCATCCTTGGTCTTATCAAAGAGCGTATCGCTCAAGAAGACTGTGCAAACGGTTTCCTACTAGATGGTTTCCCACGTACTATCCCTCAAGCTGACGGCCTAAAAGAAATGGGCGTAGACGTAGACTACGTTATCGAATTTGACGTTGCAGACGATGTGATTGTTGAGCGTATGGCTGGTCGTCGTGCTCACCTTCCTTCTGGTCGTACTTACCACGTGGTTTACAACCCGCCTAAAGTGGAAGGTAAAGATGATGTAACTGGTGAAGATCTTGTTGTTCGTGATGACGACAAAGAAGAAACAGTACGTGCTCGTCTAGGTGTTTACCACGAGCAAACTGCGCCACTAATCAACTACTACGGCAAAGAAGCTGAAGCAGGCAAGACTAAGTACCTTAAGTTTGATGGTACTAAGCAAGTAGCTGAAGTTAGTGCGGATATCGAGAAAGCACTATCTTAA
- the hemH gene encoding ferrochelatase, whose protein sequence is MKENNKQGVLLVNLGTPDAPTAPAVKRFLSQFLHDHRVVDMTRWLWCPLLHGVILPIRAPKVAKLYQSVWMEEGSPLMVYSKRQTEKLAQKLDIPVELGMTYGNPSLQSGFEALLAQGVDEVIVLPLYPQYSGTTTAAVSDGITKAFKNLPVMPGFSFIRDYYNHPKYIEALAHSVREHWQKNGQGDYLLCSYHGIPKRYADNGDVYPQHCEETTRLLGEALGLSEQQIGMTYQSRFGREEWLQPYTDKTLEALPAKGVKNINVVTPAFSSDCLETLEEISEECKEIFLEAGGENFTYIPCLNDSELHIEMMVELVQSKL, encoded by the coding sequence ATGAAAGAGAATAATAAACAGGGTGTACTCCTAGTTAACCTGGGAACTCCTGACGCACCAACCGCTCCTGCCGTAAAGCGCTTTTTAAGTCAGTTTCTTCATGATCACCGAGTGGTAGACATGACTCGATGGCTTTGGTGTCCACTATTGCACGGCGTTATCCTTCCTATCCGAGCTCCTAAAGTTGCCAAACTCTATCAATCAGTATGGATGGAAGAGGGCTCGCCGTTGATGGTGTACTCTAAACGCCAAACTGAAAAGTTAGCACAAAAGCTTGATATACCTGTAGAGCTTGGTATGACGTATGGTAACCCAAGTTTACAATCAGGCTTTGAAGCCCTATTGGCGCAAGGCGTTGATGAAGTCATTGTTTTACCTTTGTATCCGCAATACTCGGGCACAACAACGGCAGCGGTTTCTGACGGAATCACTAAAGCATTTAAAAACCTGCCGGTGATGCCAGGCTTTAGCTTTATTCGTGATTATTACAATCACCCGAAATATATTGAAGCGTTAGCGCATTCAGTTCGTGAACATTGGCAAAAGAATGGCCAGGGAGATTACCTGCTGTGTTCTTATCATGGTATTCCAAAACGCTATGCTGACAATGGTGATGTTTACCCACAGCATTGTGAAGAGACGACTCGCTTGCTTGGGGAAGCGTTAGGTTTAAGCGAACAACAAATTGGCATGACGTATCAGTCCCGATTTGGGAGAGAAGAGTGGCTTCAACCTTATACCGATAAGACCCTAGAAGCACTTCCTGCAAAGGGTGTGAAAAATATTAATGTTGTGACCCCTGCATTTTCGTCAGATTGTTTAGAGACGTTGGAAGAGATCTCGGAAGAGTGTAAAGAGATTTTCCTTGAAGCTGGTGGCGAAAACTTTACCTACATCCCTTGTTTGAACGATAGTGAACTTCATATCGAGATGATGGTTGAGTTAGTTCAATCTAAACTTTAG
- a CDS encoding peptide MFS transporter, which yields MSNQHQYFGHPRGLFLLFGTELWERFSYYAMRAILVLYLTDTTMNGGLGWSTKDALDLYGIYTGLVYITPLIGGYLADNYLGQRRSILLGGALMAIGQFTLALPADALGIGSLHSFYLGLGLLITGNGLFKPNISTMVGDLYQEGDNRRDGAFTIFYMGINLGALLAGVVSGSVTTSYGWKAGFVAAGVGMLVSLVMQMVLAQSWLGDIGREPAAKRDLNNKNATTKQPLTKEEVNRLKVILVMSLFTIVFWAGFEQAGGLMNIYTQQYTDRMIGGFEVPAAWFQSLNPFFIITLAPVLAVLWVKLGKREPTSPVKFAMALFFLAIGFLCMVGAVLEQGGDTTVKTSMLWLVGAFFFHTLGELCLSPIGLSLVTKLAPLRLASLMMGAWFGCNAIANYVAGYVGSHVGELGAMAIFSGIAVSATVSGVILLLFSNTLVRWMHGAENTHSTAEQVEEQQVQVA from the coding sequence ATGTCAAACCAACATCAATATTTTGGTCATCCACGTGGCCTGTTCTTATTGTTCGGTACTGAACTGTGGGAACGCTTTTCTTACTACGCAATGCGTGCCATTCTCGTGCTTTACCTTACTGATACAACAATGAATGGCGGCCTTGGCTGGTCAACCAAAGACGCATTAGACCTATACGGCATATACACAGGGCTTGTGTATATCACGCCTCTTATCGGTGGTTACCTAGCAGATAACTATTTAGGTCAACGTCGCTCAATTTTGCTTGGTGGCGCGTTAATGGCCATCGGCCAGTTTACTCTTGCACTTCCTGCTGATGCTTTAGGTATTGGTTCGCTACACAGTTTCTATTTAGGTCTTGGCCTACTTATCACTGGTAACGGTCTCTTTAAGCCAAATATCTCAACCATGGTTGGCGACCTTTATCAAGAAGGTGACAACCGTCGTGACGGCGCATTCACTATCTTTTATATGGGTATCAACTTAGGTGCATTACTTGCCGGCGTCGTTTCTGGCTCTGTGACAACCTCTTACGGTTGGAAAGCTGGCTTTGTTGCCGCTGGTGTGGGTATGCTGGTTAGCCTAGTGATGCAAATGGTACTGGCTCAATCATGGCTTGGTGATATTGGCCGCGAACCAGCGGCGAAACGAGATCTAAATAACAAAAACGCCACCACGAAGCAGCCACTCACCAAAGAAGAAGTGAATCGACTAAAAGTAATTCTGGTCATGAGCTTATTCACTATTGTCTTCTGGGCAGGCTTTGAACAAGCAGGTGGCCTGATGAACATCTACACTCAACAATATACTGATCGCATGATTGGTGGTTTTGAAGTTCCTGCTGCGTGGTTCCAATCACTAAACCCATTTTTCATTATTACTCTAGCGCCAGTCCTAGCCGTCCTTTGGGTAAAATTGGGTAAACGTGAACCTACTTCGCCAGTGAAATTTGCAATGGCACTATTTTTCTTAGCGATTGGTTTCCTTTGTATGGTTGGCGCAGTGCTAGAACAAGGTGGAGATACAACAGTAAAAACATCGATGTTATGGTTGGTCGGCGCTTTCTTCTTCCACACATTAGGCGAGCTGTGTTTATCACCAATTGGTCTTTCATTGGTGACTAAATTAGCACCGCTTCGCTTAGCTTCACTTATGATGGGTGCATGGTTTGGCTGTAATGCGATTGCTAACTATGTTGCGGGCTATGTGGGCTCTCACGTAGGCGAGTTAGGCGCTATGGCTATCTTTAGTGGTATTGCGGTCAGCGCAACCGTAAGTGGCGTAATTTTGCTCCTGTTCTCTAATACACTCGTTCGCTGGATGCATGGCGCTGAAAATACGCACAGCACGGCAGAGCAAGTAGAAGAGCAGCAAGTACAAGTTGCTTGA
- the rfaH gene encoding transcription/translation regulatory transformer protein RfaH, with translation MKRWYLLYCKRGEQVRAKQHLENQGVECFYPTVEVEKILRGKRQKVEEPLFPCYVFAYFDYEQGPNFTSVRSTRGVVDFVRFGAQPKEVQGDLVFELMQLEKCCNDNTVSECMPKPGDQIRVKSGQFAGIDAIFQEQDGEKRSIMLVQMITKRVPVSIDNSDLDLK, from the coding sequence ATGAAACGTTGGTATCTACTTTATTGTAAACGTGGGGAGCAGGTTAGGGCGAAACAACACCTTGAAAACCAAGGTGTAGAGTGCTTTTATCCAACTGTAGAAGTTGAGAAGATTTTGCGCGGTAAAAGACAAAAAGTCGAGGAACCGCTGTTTCCTTGTTACGTATTCGCTTACTTTGATTATGAGCAAGGGCCAAACTTCACCTCAGTCCGCTCTACTCGAGGTGTTGTTGACTTTGTGCGTTTTGGTGCTCAACCGAAAGAAGTTCAAGGTGACTTGGTCTTCGAATTGATGCAGCTAGAAAAGTGTTGTAATGACAATACCGTTTCTGAATGCATGCCAAAACCAGGCGATCAAATTAGAGTTAAAAGCGGTCAATTTGCGGGCATAGATGCCATCTTCCAAGAACAAGATGGTGAGAAACGCTCAATTATGCTAGTTCAGATGATCACCAAGCGTGTGCCTGTCAGCATAGACAATAGTGATTTAGATTTAAAATAG
- the asnB gene encoding asparagine synthase B, with product MCSVFGILDIKSDAAALRPIALEMSKKLRHRGPDWSGIYSSERAILAHERLAIVGLNSGAQPLYSPDKKLILAVNGEIYNHKEIRARYEGKYEFQTDSDCEVILALYQDMGADLLEELNGIFAFVLYDEEKDEYLVGRDHIGIIPLYQGHDEHGNYYVASEMKALVPVCKTVSEFPPGSYYSSKDTEPTRYYVRDWNEYAAVQGNSTSKEELTEALEAAVKRQLMTDVPYGVLLSGGLDSSITSAVAKRFAAMRIEDDEKSEAWWPQLHSFAVGLEGAPDLKAAREVADQIGTVHHEMTYTIQEGLDAIRDVIYHIETYDVTTIRASTPMFLMGRKIKAMGIKMVLSGEGADEIFGGYLYFHKAPNAKEFHEETVRKLLALNMFDCARANKSLAAWGVEGRVPFLDKEFIDVAMRLNPADKMCGNGKMEKHILRECFEHYLPESIAWRQKEQFSDGVGYSWIDTLKEVAEQKVTDQQMETAQYRFPYNTPTTKEGYVYREIFEELFPLPSAAECVPGGPSVACSSAKAIEWDESFQNCVDPSGRAVQTVHNDSY from the coding sequence ATGTGTTCAGTATTTGGCATTTTAGACATTAAAAGCGATGCAGCCGCATTGCGCCCTATCGCATTAGAGATGTCGAAAAAACTTCGTCACCGTGGCCCAGACTGGTCTGGGATTTACTCTTCAGAGCGTGCTATTTTAGCGCACGAGCGCTTGGCGATTGTTGGTCTAAATAGTGGTGCACAGCCGCTATACAGCCCTGATAAGAAGCTCATCCTTGCCGTCAATGGTGAAATCTACAACCATAAAGAAATTCGTGCTCGTTACGAAGGAAAGTACGAATTTCAAACCGATTCAGACTGTGAAGTCATTCTTGCACTTTACCAAGATATGGGTGCAGATCTCCTTGAAGAACTAAACGGTATTTTCGCTTTTGTGCTCTACGACGAAGAAAAAGATGAGTATTTAGTCGGACGTGACCATATTGGTATTATCCCTCTTTATCAAGGTCACGATGAGCATGGTAACTACTATGTGGCATCAGAGATGAAGGCTCTTGTTCCAGTATGTAAAACAGTAAGTGAATTCCCTCCTGGTAGCTATTACAGCTCTAAAGATACTGAGCCAACACGTTACTATGTTCGTGACTGGAACGAGTACGCAGCAGTACAAGGCAACAGCACTAGCAAAGAAGAATTGACTGAAGCGCTAGAAGCGGCTGTTAAACGCCAACTAATGACTGACGTGCCTTACGGTGTACTTCTTTCGGGCGGTCTAGATTCTTCTATTACATCTGCGGTAGCAAAACGCTTTGCAGCGATGCGTATTGAAGATGATGAAAAGTCTGAAGCTTGGTGGCCTCAACTGCACTCTTTTGCTGTTGGCCTAGAAGGCGCGCCTGACCTGAAAGCCGCTCGCGAAGTTGCCGACCAAATTGGTACCGTTCACCACGAAATGACGTACACGATTCAAGAAGGTTTGGACGCGATTCGTGACGTGATTTACCACATTGAAACGTATGACGTGACGACTATCCGCGCATCAACACCTATGTTCTTAATGGGTCGTAAGATCAAAGCGATGGGTATCAAGATGGTATTGTCTGGTGAGGGCGCTGACGAAATCTTTGGTGGCTACCTTTACTTCCACAAGGCGCCAAACGCGAAAGAGTTCCACGAGGAGACAGTGCGTAAACTGCTTGCTCTGAACATGTTCGACTGTGCTCGTGCTAACAAGTCGCTGGCAGCATGGGGAGTTGAAGGACGCGTACCTTTCCTAGATAAAGAGTTCATAGATGTAGCAATGCGCTTGAACCCAGCAGACAAGATGTGTGGCAACGGTAAAATGGAGAAACACATCCTTCGTGAGTGCTTCGAGCACTACCTGCCAGAATCGATCGCATGGCGTCAAAAAGAGCAATTCTCTGATGGCGTTGGCTACAGCTGGATCGATACGCTGAAAGAAGTAGCGGAACAGAAAGTGACAGACCAGCAGATGGAAACAGCTCAATATCGATTCCCATACAACACGCCAACGACAAAAGAAGGCTACGTGTACCGTGAAATATTTGAAGAGTTATTCCCACTTCCATCAGCAGCAGAGTGTGTACCAGGAGGCCCTTCAGTAGCGTGTTCTTCAGCGAAGGCGATTGAATGGGATGAATCGTTCCAAAACTGTGTTGACCCATCAGGTCGTGCAGTACAGACCGTTCACAACGACTCATACTAA